A single window of Marinobacter sp. LA51 DNA harbors:
- a CDS encoding YeeE/YedE family protein: MIEVAWSDFTPWTALAGGLLIGLAAALFLLLNGRIAGISGIVGGLLSPSRGDIVWRFAFMAGLIGAPIAWLMVADLPPIEINAGYPSLIIAGLLVGLGTRYGSGCTSGHGVCGLSRLSLRSLAATLSFMAAGFITVYIIRHLLGA; encoded by the coding sequence ATGATCGAGGTTGCCTGGAGCGATTTTACGCCCTGGACGGCTCTGGCGGGCGGCCTGCTGATTGGCCTCGCTGCTGCCCTGTTCCTACTGCTGAATGGCCGAATTGCTGGTATTAGCGGCATTGTGGGCGGACTTCTCTCACCTTCTAGAGGCGACATTGTCTGGCGGTTTGCCTTCATGGCCGGACTGATTGGTGCTCCGATAGCCTGGCTCATGGTGGCCGACCTACCGCCCATTGAGATCAATGCGGGTTACCCCAGCCTTATCATTGCTGGCCTGTTGGTCGGCTTGGGCACCCGTTACGGCTCGGGCTGCACAAGCGGTCACGGCGTGTGTGGGCTTTCGCGCCTATCTCTTCGATCCCTGGCGGCAACGCTGAGCTTTATGGCGGCCGGTTTTATCACCGTTTACATCATTCGCCATCTACTCGGAGCCTGA
- a CDS encoding phasin family protein: MSDENDKKPENDPQLAAKIKDSARQIWLAGLGAYTKAEEDTGKFFERLVQEGEQLENKTRGVVEKQIKTVEDRVGGVRERATGTWDKLETLFDERVSGALRRLGIHRREEIEALEHRITALEAELKRLRGDRNEEE; this comes from the coding sequence ATGTCTGACGAGAACGACAAAAAGCCGGAGAACGATCCGCAACTGGCCGCAAAGATCAAAGATTCTGCGCGCCAGATCTGGCTGGCCGGCCTCGGGGCTTACACCAAAGCCGAAGAAGACACCGGTAAATTCTTTGAGCGCCTGGTTCAAGAGGGCGAGCAGCTCGAGAACAAAACCCGCGGTGTCGTAGAAAAGCAGATCAAGACGGTGGAAGACCGGGTGGGCGGAGTGCGCGAACGCGCTACAGGAACCTGGGATAAACTGGAGACCCTGTTCGACGAGCGGGTGTCTGGTGCTTTGCGTCGCTTGGGTATTCACCGTCGTGAAGAAATTGAGGCGCTGGAACACCGCATTACCGCACTCGAGGCGGAATTGAAGCGCCTGCGTGGCGACCGCAACGAGGAAGAGTGA